A stretch of Rhea pennata isolate bPtePen1 chromosome 18, bPtePen1.pri, whole genome shotgun sequence DNA encodes these proteins:
- the CIZ1 gene encoding cip1-interacting zinc finger protein isoform X2, whose product MFNQQQFQQQLLQLQHLLQQQQQHHHHHHPPAQQGGRGLPPPQQQQMLSLRATNQPSLLNANPMLQRALLMQQMQGNLRGFNMTAPALQQFFPQATRHSLLGPPPVGVSLKPTRLGFPSLPFQRQNRIFRKDFQRVPDRKRELDPGSSSQTQGDEKMEIPEEVQAGSEQNNSSPSTEPRTPTESVLNIEPAAKRLKSVTEESTLEDAAGSKEAGESSTHVQADGTDRVKEYTAEDLSKERKFSEEPKVPEVLSSGGSLKVTIQQSSESRAISTTALKPGHWTCEVGTADPSPESVLKFYCYICKTDCCSQQNFQSHMAGIQHQQRLGEIQHMSNVCFVSLLPMVKERKMLTEKDGETQQRWCNTCQIHFTGDLIKHRRTQEHKLAKRSLRPFCTVCSRHFKTPRKFVEHMKSPEHKQKAKEVRLGEKELGSPEDSEELITVDAVGCFEDDEEEEEEEEGAGEEEDLDVVLVENEDSAAKQTGLKEVTLEDYEGSEKYCPDTAYEIQGSKASCPSCLPRGSFAFPGLQLPIAG is encoded by the exons ATGTTCAACCAGCAGCagttccagcagcagctgctgcagctccagcacctcctccagcagcagcagcagcaccaccaccaccaccaccccccggCGCAGCAGGGAGGCCG GGGTTTACCACCAccacagcagcaacagatgcTGAGCTTACGGGCAACGAATCAACCATCACTACTCAATGCCAATCCTATGCTTCAGCGGGCCTTACTCATGCAACAGATGCAAG GAAACTTGCGTGGATTTAACATGACAGccccagcactgcagcagtTTTTCCCTCAGGCTACAAgacattccctcctggggccaCCACCTGTTGGGGTCTCGTTAAAGCCCACACGGCTGGGCTTCCCCAGCCTTCCCTTCCAACGGCAGAACCGGATTTTTCGCAAG GATTTTCAGAGGGTCCCTGACAGGAAGCGAGAACTAGATCCAGGTTCTTCGTCTCAGACGCAAGGTGATGAGAAAATGGAAATCCCAGAGGAAGTGCAAGCAGGGTCAGAGCAGAACAACTCCTCACCCTCCACAG AGCCAAGAACTCCAACAGAATCTGTGTTGAACATTGAGCCTGCAGCAAAGAGACTGAAGAG CGTGACGGAAGAATCTACATTAGAGGAtgcagcaggcagcaaggaAGCAGGAGAGTCGAGCACACATGTCCAAGCTGATG GTACAGATAGGGTGAAGGAGTACACAGCTGAAGACCTCTCTAAAGAGAGGAAATTCTCTGAGGAACCAAAGGTCCCTGAG GTATTGAGCTCCGGAGGTTCACTGAAAGTGACTATCCAGCAGAGCAGTGAGAGCAGAGCTATCAGTACAACAGCTTTGAAACCAGGGCACTGGACCTGTGAGGTGGGCACAGCTGATCCTAGCCCTGAATCAGTCCTTAAATTCTACTGTTACATCTGCAAGACTGactgctgcagtcagcag AATTTCCAATCCCACATGGCTGGGATTCAACACCAGCAGCGACTTGGGGAGATTCAACACATGAGCAATGTTTGTTTTGTCTCTCTACTGCCCATGGTGAAGGAGCGGAAGATGCTGACAGAGAAAGATGG AGAGACCCAGCAACGATGGTGTAACACTTGTCAGATACACTTCACAGGGGATCTAATCAAACATCGCAGGACCCAAGAACACAAG TTGGCCAAACGCTCACTCCGTCCTTTTTGCACTGTCTGCAGTCGCCACTTCAAGACCCCTCGCAAGTTTGTGGAGCATATGAAATCCCCTGAGCACAAACAGAAAGCCAAAGAG GTGAGGCTGGGagagaaggagctgggcagcCCAGAAGATTCGGAGGAGTTAATTACAGTGGATGCTGTTGGCTGTTTTGAAGAcgatgaggaggaggaggaggaggaagagggagctGGTGAGGAGGAAGACCTTGATGTAGTGCTGGTAGAGAATGAAGATTCTGCTGCCAAGCAG ACTGGGCTGAAAGAAGTGACTCTGGAGGATTACGAAGGAAGTGAGAAGTACTGTCCAGATACAGCCTATG AGATACAAGGCAGCAAGGCATCGTGCCCCAGCTGCCTACCCCGAGGCTCCTTTGCATTCCCAGGGCTCCAGCTCCCAATTGCTGGGTGA
- the CIZ1 gene encoding cip1-interacting zinc finger protein isoform X1, with translation MFNQQQFQQQLLQLQHLLQQQQQHHHHHHPPAQQGGRGLPPPQQQQMLSLRATNQPSLLNANPMLQRALLMQQMQGNLRGFNMTAPALQQFFPQATRHSLLGPPPVGVSLKPTRLGFPSLPFQRQNRIFRKDFQRVPDRKRELDPGSSSQTQGDEKMEIPEEVQAGSEQNNSSPSTEPRTPTESVLNIEPAAKRLKSVTEESTLEDAAGSKEAGESSTHVQADGTDRVKEYTAEDLSKERKFSEEPKVPEVLSSGGSLKVTIQQSSESRAISTTALKPGHWTCEVGTADPSPESVLKFYCYICKTDCCSQQNFQSHMAGIQHQQRLGEIQHMSNVCFVSLLPMVKERKMLTEKDGETQQRWCNTCQIHFTGDLIKHRRTQEHKLAKRSLRPFCTVCSRHFKTPRKFVEHMKSPEHKQKAKEVRLGEKELGSPEDSEELITVDAVGCFEDDEEEEEEEEGAGEEEDLDVVLVENEDSAAKQTGLKEVTLEDYEGSEKYCPDTAYGLDFLVPVAGYLCRLCHKFYHSDSAARLAHCKSLMHFENFQRYKAARHRAPAAYPEAPLHSQGSSSQLLGDQKQPPTTAADTSKKMNADHGIGKEGTELSAVQEPASQSPEGKDELATSVAEDKSLASKTHDMCGVMVVEEGNLQEENKSATTSADCLLLEESCTVGELLGHAECKEEEGIGARQSEGTDNCQDPGSGGGLERNEAANTGQEEAAEPSSVAKGEAASLTSAGCRRSTRRKPR, from the exons ATGTTCAACCAGCAGCagttccagcagcagctgctgcagctccagcacctcctccagcagcagcagcagcaccaccaccaccaccaccccccggCGCAGCAGGGAGGCCG GGGTTTACCACCAccacagcagcaacagatgcTGAGCTTACGGGCAACGAATCAACCATCACTACTCAATGCCAATCCTATGCTTCAGCGGGCCTTACTCATGCAACAGATGCAAG GAAACTTGCGTGGATTTAACATGACAGccccagcactgcagcagtTTTTCCCTCAGGCTACAAgacattccctcctggggccaCCACCTGTTGGGGTCTCGTTAAAGCCCACACGGCTGGGCTTCCCCAGCCTTCCCTTCCAACGGCAGAACCGGATTTTTCGCAAG GATTTTCAGAGGGTCCCTGACAGGAAGCGAGAACTAGATCCAGGTTCTTCGTCTCAGACGCAAGGTGATGAGAAAATGGAAATCCCAGAGGAAGTGCAAGCAGGGTCAGAGCAGAACAACTCCTCACCCTCCACAG AGCCAAGAACTCCAACAGAATCTGTGTTGAACATTGAGCCTGCAGCAAAGAGACTGAAGAG CGTGACGGAAGAATCTACATTAGAGGAtgcagcaggcagcaaggaAGCAGGAGAGTCGAGCACACATGTCCAAGCTGATG GTACAGATAGGGTGAAGGAGTACACAGCTGAAGACCTCTCTAAAGAGAGGAAATTCTCTGAGGAACCAAAGGTCCCTGAG GTATTGAGCTCCGGAGGTTCACTGAAAGTGACTATCCAGCAGAGCAGTGAGAGCAGAGCTATCAGTACAACAGCTTTGAAACCAGGGCACTGGACCTGTGAGGTGGGCACAGCTGATCCTAGCCCTGAATCAGTCCTTAAATTCTACTGTTACATCTGCAAGACTGactgctgcagtcagcag AATTTCCAATCCCACATGGCTGGGATTCAACACCAGCAGCGACTTGGGGAGATTCAACACATGAGCAATGTTTGTTTTGTCTCTCTACTGCCCATGGTGAAGGAGCGGAAGATGCTGACAGAGAAAGATGG AGAGACCCAGCAACGATGGTGTAACACTTGTCAGATACACTTCACAGGGGATCTAATCAAACATCGCAGGACCCAAGAACACAAG TTGGCCAAACGCTCACTCCGTCCTTTTTGCACTGTCTGCAGTCGCCACTTCAAGACCCCTCGCAAGTTTGTGGAGCATATGAAATCCCCTGAGCACAAACAGAAAGCCAAAGAG GTGAGGCTGGGagagaaggagctgggcagcCCAGAAGATTCGGAGGAGTTAATTACAGTGGATGCTGTTGGCTGTTTTGAAGAcgatgaggaggaggaggaggaggaagagggagctGGTGAGGAGGAAGACCTTGATGTAGTGCTGGTAGAGAATGAAGATTCTGCTGCCAAGCAG ACTGGGCTGAAAGAAGTGACTCTGGAGGATTACGAAGGAAGTGAGAAGTACTGTCCAGATACAGCCTATG GCCTGGATTTTCTGGTCCCCGTCGCAGGTTACCTCTGCAGGCTGTGTCACAAATTCTACCATAGCGACTCTGCTGCCCGGCTCGCACACTGCAAGTCCCTGATGCATTTTGAGAACTTTCAG AGATACAAGGCAGCAAGGCATCGTGCCCCAGCTGCCTACCCCGAGGCTCCTTTGCATTCCCAGGGCTCCAGCTCCCAATTGCTGGGTGATCAGAAACAGCCTCCTACTACAGCTGCCGATACCAGCAAGAAGATGAATGCTGATCACGGGATAGGCAAGGAAGGTACAGAGTTGTCGGCAGTACAAGAACCAGCTTCACAGTCTCCAGAGGGTAAGGATGAGCTGGCCACCTCTGTAGCAGAGGACAAAAGTCTAGCCAGCAAGACTCATGACATGTGTGGAGTCATGGTTGTAGAAGAAGGAAATCTACAGGAGGAGAACAAGTCCGCTACCACTAGTGCCGATTGCTTGCTCCTTGAAGAGAGCTGCACCGTAGGGGAGCTGTTGGGACATGCTGAGTGTAAGGAGGAAGAAGGCATTGGAGCCAGGCAAAGTGAAGGCACAGACAACTGCCAGGATCCAGGGAGTGGAGGGGGGTTAGAACGGAATGAGGCAGCAAACACAGgccaggaggaagcagctgAGCCTTCCTCTGTTGCCAAAGGTGAGGCAGCCAGTCTTACCTCTGCTGGGTGCAGGCGCTCTACTAGGCGCAAGCCCAGATAG
- the BBLN gene encoding bublin coiled-coil protein — translation MSGPNGEPHVTAGAAGRDDGGDDDSFGEEEYAAINSMLDQINSCLDHLEEKNDYLHACLKELLESNRQTRLEFQQQQQSEQQNMGDNVQD, via the exons ATGTCGGGGCCTAACGGGGAGCCGCACGTGACGGCGGGCGCAGCCGGGCGGGACGACGGCGGCGACGATGACAGCTTCGGGGAGGAAG AATACGCAGCAATAAACTCCATGCTAGACCAGATCAACTCTTGCTTGGATCACCTGGAGGAGAAGAACGATTATCTACATGCCTGCTTGAAAGAACTGCTCGAGTCCAACCGCCAGACCCGCCTGGagttccagcagcagcagcaaagtgagCAGCAGAATATGGGAGACAATGTGCaagattag